The DNA sequence atgatttttttgtgtgccaaatatatgtcgatgacataatatttggtagtactaatgaaGACTTTtgtgaggaatttagtaggaaTATGACGAACAGGTTTGAGATGTCTATGATGGGTGAGTTGAAGTTCTttcttggatttcaaatcaagcaactcaaaGATGGCATGTTCATAAGTCAAACAAAGTACACCTACGATATGCTAAAGAAGTTCGACATGGACAAAGCCAAACCCATCAAAACACCGATGCCAACAAGTGGGCATCTTGACCCTGATCAAGGAGGAAAGGACATCgatcaaaaggtatatcgctccatgattggatccctcctttacctttgtgcatctaggcccgatattatgcttagtgtgtgcatgtgtgcaagatttcaagctagTCCAAAAGAATACCATCTaatggctgttaagagaatctttcAGTATTTAGTGCACACTCCTAAtcttggcttgtggtatcccaagggcTCCACTTTCGAGTTActtggctattccgattcggattatgccggttgCAAAGTAAGTCGAAAGAGTACCACCGGGACTTGCCAATTTATTGGTAGGTCTTTGGTGTCTTGGAGCTCTAAGAAGCAGAACTCCGTTGCTTTGTCCACCGCTGAGGCCGAGTATGTGGCGGCCGGTGCATGCTGTGcccaactactttggatgaagcaaaccCTCAAAGACTTTGGTTGTGAGCTAAACAAGATTCCCCTTTTGTGTGACAACGAGAGTGCCATTAAGTTGGCAAACAACCCTGCAAACCACTctcgaacaaagcacatagacatcCGGCATCACTTTttgagagaccacgaagccaaaggagatatcgcACTTCATCATGTGAGCACCGATAAacaactagccgatatcttcacaaagcccctagatgagtcaagattttgtgctttgaggAGTGAGCTAAATATCATTGATTCTCGTAACCTACTTGATGTCTTGCACATAATTTGATTGATCTAGGTAGGAGAAAATTGTTTGCAAAGTTTGTTTGCTGTCTTTCAAAATCTAATTTAATATAGGTTTCATGGATGATTATAGTTATATAATGCTTGTTTGTCAGCTAGTCATCCTTGAAATCATTTGTGTCCATCATATTTATACCCCACTTTGCAGAGAGAGCTCAAATTCTGAAGTTTTTGGGTTTTCctgtgtcggaagtcccgacgtgcGTCGGGAGTTCCGACGTGGTTGCGGGCTGAGCCCTCAGCCGGGAGTTCTGGCTGGCGTCGGGAGTCCCGGCCAgcgtcggaagttccgacgtGAGCCGAAAGTCCCGACGCAGATCTCGCGCGCGTGCGGCAGACCTGTTTTGACTGGCTTGCCCCCCCCCTTTTTCACCCCGTGACCGCAGTCTTCCCCCCCCCCGCAGTCAGTTTCTTTCCCCCCCGCGCCTCCTCCTTCCCCATTCCGATCCAGATCTGCCGCCGTCTCGCTGGCCTGCTCGGTCGCGGTGCGCCTCCCCCCTCCTTCCGTCGTGGTTCGCGGTGGTGCGCCTTGCGTCCTCTCCGTTGTGGTGTGTTTCGCCCTTCCCGAAGCCCTGCGTGCGCGGCGTGTGCTGCTCCTCGTGCGCAGCGTGTGTGGCGGCCGTCTCTTCGGCCGGACGTCTTCCTCGTCGCGCGTTTCTTTCTTCCTCTTCAGGTGCTTTCccctctctcttctctctctctctcccgtgTCTTGGCTTTGGAGTTTTTCGACCTCGTGCGTCGGGGGTTCCGACGGCTGTCGGGAGTTCCGACTGTCGGGACTTCCGGCCTGTGCCGGGACTTCCGACCTCGCGGTCCCTTGCTCCATCGCATGTCTTCCTCCATCTTGTCTTCTATCCTTTCTTGTGTTTGCCCAGCGTCTTAGTTGTTCGTCGCTTATCTCGCAGTGATGACTCGTGGAAGCCCTTCTCGCCATGTTGAGAAGAGGTCCAAGACCAACCAGGACCGCTCCGCTGCCCCCCGCACCAAGGCTGTTCTCCCTCGGGCTGGTGCTGGTGGCTCTCGTCGTGTcgctgctgccgccgctgccCGTGCCTCTGGGCAAGGCCCATCGGCTCCGGTGGCAGCCCCCCCTCAGTCCTCGCACCGGGATCCTGATCCCACCGGGCGTGACACCGAGGTCGACCCTGCAGAAGAGGAGCTTGAGCGTGCTGGGCGGACTATTTCCGCTCAAGTGCGCTCCCTGTATGATGGGCCGGAGTGTCCCGTCTCCACGCTTGTCCCCTTCGACTCTCCGGCCCCCGTCGTGCGCTGCCCCGAGATTGCTCCCAACATGGGTGGTTGGGCTCCTCCTCGTCCGATTGATTTCCGCCACAACGTCTGCGACATCAGGTCCTTCCGGAGCCGCAACCTTTATGCTGAAGATGAGAAGGATCTCCGCCTTGAGTATCGCTTTTGGCACTACTTTCATTTCTACTATTATGATTCCATTCTTTACCGCAAGTCTCTTAAGAAAGGGAAGTCTCCGGTTATTCAAATGAAGTATATCATTGAGTACTCCCTTTCCTCCACCTTCAAAGATCAAGAGATTCGACAAATGGTGGAAGACTTGCGCAACATGGGTCTCTCTGGGCTGATGGAGCTTCACAGGCATTGGAACAATGAGGTGATTATGCAGTTTTATGCTTCCTATTTTCATGAGACTGACAGCGAGAGTGACACTGATGTTATTCACTGGACCACTGAGGGTCGTCACTACAAGGTTGATTTTGTCACCTTTGCTCGTTTGCTTGGTTTCAATGGGCATGATCGTCGTGCAGCGGAGATTACTGATTATGAGGATGTGGCTATGTCTGAGTACCAGTTTATGTATTTGGAGGGTTTTCCTGCTGATGGACAGACCGTTTATCTGAAGCCCTATTACTATGTGCTCAACAACATTCTCAGGCAGGTTTTGTACCCCAAGGAAGGAGACTCCACTTTTCTTAGGGATGATTCTCAGAAGGTCCTAGCTCGTTTTGGAGATGATTTCCAGAAGTTCTCGGTCAGCCGGTACATCTGGAACAGGATACATGATGCTTctgaggatccggtcaagaacCTTCCATATGCTCCTTACATCATGCATGTCATTCAGCAGGTCTCAGGCATTCACTTTCCTACTGATGGCTCTAATCACAAGGTGTTGAGATTGGCAAATCGGGTCTCCGTCCAAGCAGCTAGGGCTTTGAAGGCTTGTGGTGcagatcctcctcctcgccgtggTGGTCCTTCCTCTGCTCGTTCCCGTCGTGCTGCTCCTTCGCCTCCTGCTATCTCCCGCTCCACCAGTTCTCAGCCTCTCACCTCCTCTGGCAAAGGCAAGAAGCCCAGCAAGTTCAAGTTTCTGATGACTTATATGTTTGGACAATGTTGTGCTAGTGCTCAGAGGCAGCATGATATTCAGGAGAGGCTCTATCGTCTTGAGCAGCAGGCTGGTGTTGTCTCTTCGCCCCCTCCTCCGTTTGTGCCTCCCAGTGATCCTCTTGCTCTTTATGATGAGGCTTGCCAAGCTTATCAGGATGAGGCCACTTCTCGCCCTCATGGCAAAGGTGTGGCTGCCCCTGAGGATGAGGAGTACCATGAAGAAGaacaagatgatgatgatgatgacgacgacgatgatgatgacggTGACGATGAGGACTTTGACATTGAGTAGTCGTTTCTTCTCTAGCGCGGCCTACCCCTTTTGGCACTTGTtgacaaagggggagtgttaggctttgATCTTTCATGTAATAAGCTAGATGTCGTGGTTGGTAGACTTAATAATTTCTTAGTTTGGATTATCTATGTCTCGTGGTGGTACTATGTGATGGACATCTTTATATTTGTTGTGTGAGTTGGATGATTGTAGGACAAGTTGTTAATCTTTTATCTATCTACGTTGTTTACTTGTCCTTGcctcttttgtttgtttgttgatTGAGTTTTTGTGATGGCCATGTACTTAAGGTCTATCTTGGTTTATTGGTCATCCTATTCTCTCCACTTTGTTGTGTGAATATAAACTGTCATTTTGCATACTTTTTCACGGTTATACTCTTGTTCACACTTGTTGCACCCCACGAAGtgcaaaatttagggggagcttgttCTTTGATGTATGTTTCTTAAGTGATGACAATCACcattgaaattcaaattcatGCATACATCAAGGGGGAGCTCACTGTAAATTTTGGACTTCAAAAGCTTTTTGACTTTCATTTGTAAGCCTAAACTTGGTTGTCATCaagcaccaaaaagggggagattgaaagtgcATTTGCCCCCTATGTGGGTTTTGGTGTATTGATGACATCCAATTTAGGGACTAATGCGTTGTATTTGAGATTTGCTACAGCTACTAATCTCATGAAAGATGCAAAGGTTCGACTTAAGATGAAATGGTATCCCCCAATCTTCGTTCGTGAGAAAGGCGTTGGAATCAATCTAGAGCTTAATTGTTTTTCTTTAATTTTGGGGATAGgtatgccgtactatcaagagggattcaAAAGTTGTTGGTTTGGCgaagatagagtgctcaagtCTTTCAACTAAAACTTTTTAGAGACACTCTAACACCTCTCTTGCACTTAGGTTTAACTTCTGTGACTTCtggtgtcggaagtcccgacgcggGTCGGAACTCCCGACGTGCTGCGCGAGAACTGTGAACGTCGGAAGTCCCAACGtaagtcggaagtcccgacgttgAATTCTGCGCGCGCACATGTCGGAATTCCCGACaagcgtcggaagtcccgatgCCAGAACTTTGGCTGGCTGCTCCCTCGCACGAGCGTCAGTAGTCCCGACCAGCGTCAGCAGTGCTGacgcgtcggaagtcccgacgcttgtcggaacttccgacgttGCCGTTTCTGCGCTGACTCAGTTTGCCTGTTGAACAGTTTTTCCCCGTgagtgtcggaagtcccgacactatgtcggaacttccgacgtaGACCTGAGCAGACTTTTCTCCCagtagtataaatagctctctctGTGTTTCTAACCGTTACCCACTCTTTCATTGCGACCATCCCTCAGACTAAACAGCTCCCAAGCATTCAAGActcccctctcctcctcctctttgctCCCAACTTCGATTCACCTTAGATTTGGAGTGATTGGAGAGTGGTTAAGTGAGAGCAACGtcttgagaagcttgagcacttgatctctTCGTCAAGCCGGCAGGTTTTGAGtttattactcttgggttcttggaaccctagccggctaggcatcGTCCAAGAGCTTCTATCTTGTGGAAGAGCCTTGGAAAGTTTGTATTACCCGGTTTTTCTTAGTGGAAAGCTCAAGTGACCTTTGTGGTTACTTTGAGGGAggcaaggaggtgaaagagactccgaccttggtggtcacctcaacaacgaggacgtaggaactcctaagtggggttgccgaacctcgggttaAATCCTTGTGTCTCTTGTGGTTGTTTGTCTTAAGATCTACTTGTATTACTTGTATTTGCTTGTGCTTCAACCTCCTTTTAGGGTTTGGTCTCGATCTACGGTTTGGGGGACTCTTGGTGTCAAGGAAGGTTCTCAACATCCTCTTCTaaccactagagagtggtgttgTAAGTTGTGGATCTCACAAAGTTCATTTAAGCACTTGTAGTTCATTTTCCGTAGGTGTCGGAACTGCTGACAGTTTGCGTCGGAACTTCTGACAACGTCGGAAGTTCTGACCCAaactgtcgggacttccgacagttgctgacaagtgactttgagttttgtgtagaatttttatatacgcctattcaccccacctctaggcattgtttagatccTTTCATGTTATTATACCTATTTGATGTCACAAATTTTTAAAGTTTTCTCTATAAATTTAGTAAAGCTTGAGAAGCTTTAACTCTCCAAAATTTTTGAAATGACTTGTAATTCAGGACAGGTTAAGTACCTAATATACTTTAAAGTCTAAAATGTCATTTTACTTTATATATATACGTTGTTAAAAAAATTCTAAAATCACACTAAACCATTGTATTAATATATCCAGCTGTTCTCAATTCTCAATatcagaccttgtttagttggtgaaaaatttTGGTATTGACTActctagcactttcgtttgtatttgacaattattatccaattataaactaactagacttaaaaaatttgtctcacaaattacggaCAAACtgcataattattttttatctatatttaatacttcatgcatgcgtctaaggatttaatgtgacagagaatcttgaaaaattttgagattTTTGGTGAAGTAAACAGGCGTCAATATGCCATACGATGATTATTTATGGGTTACACATGCAcccatttattttttttgtaaaaaaaaaggacTCAAAGGGTAAAGACGGTAATGAGGAAAAAAAAACCCCCcgctctccttcttccccttcccGCTGACACCAGCTGGCGCGTGCGTGAAGGATACGCCAACGCCGCAAACCGACCACTCCATCTTCCCGGGCAATAAAACCCCAGTAACTCATCGGCGTCTCCTCCCCCGCTTCCCAGAGCAATCCATCCCCAGAGTTCTGGAATCCCACTTCCTGATCTCCATCTCCCAGCATCTCCGCGCGCGCCCCATCGCGATCTCGGCTCCGCGGCTGCCTCGATCGATTCCCCCAAGGCCGCAGGTGCTCCCCATCCTCCCTCCTCGCTCGATCCGCACTCCTCTCGACTCGTCGCCCCTTCGGATCCCGTTGCGATGCTGAGCCTGCCTCCTCCGGCCccacccgcggcggcggcggtggcggtggcggcggcggcggcggcggatgagAAGCGTCCCTCGCCGCCGATGAAGGCGAAGCTGCTTTTTCCGTACGCCGTGTCCTGCGTGTTCGGCGGCATGCGCCGCGCCTGGGGCATGGCTCTCGTCGGGCTCCACGCCTTGACCCGTGTCGTCAAGGTCGTCTCCTTCACGACAGACGCAGAGGAGGTTCGCTTCTTGGTACCGATCTTCCACGGCTGGGTGTACCTCGGCATCGCCGCCGTGGTGCTCGTGACGTGCGTGGACATCATCTACTACACGGTGAGTCTGCTCTTTCCATACGCTGTGTCCTGTGTGGTCAGCGGCAGAGGCCGGCCCAGGGGCATGGCTATGATCAGCCTCCACATTGTGCTCAGCATCGTCAAGGTCCTCTCTTTCACCACAGACCCTGAGGTGGCCCGCTTCTTGACACTAATCTTCCGTGTGTGGGTCTACTTTGGCATCACTGCCATGGTCCTCATGACGTGCGTGGACATCGGTCACTACTTGTATGGTTTGTACACCTTGATGTTCCATCCGTCACAGCAGCAGCTGGCAGCGGCAGAGGTGCTGCTCCCGCCTCCACCTCCGGAGATGGACATGTGCTAAATTTGGTCGGTGGGTTCGGTATGTCTTTGATTGCTGGCGTCAGGTGCGTTTTCTAACCCGTTCTTCAGTCTCtgttttagttgcttacttacaGGTGTTGCTGCTCTCCTTGCTCAAGGTACATGCCCTTCCCTTCTCAGCCCTATCTTCGGTTCAGCACTTTTAATGCACATATTGCTTAACTATACAGCTACAAGTATCTGAAACATTAAGTTTTGAAACAGAAAACATCTTGATTTTAGGTTCCATATATATAGTGTAGTTGTCTGTGGCCCATATGATTTGGTGCAGATTTCGCTGCTTGTGCTAGACATTCTGTTTTCAATTTGTTTAGGCACCACTAGAAATTGTAAGATGCTTCAGGTGCTTCCTGTTTAGTAGCTATTAAATGGTATGTTTTTCCATGCCTCAATCTATCTTTTGTATAACAACGAATCCACAGTGTGTTCATACTTCAGTAGTTGCATTGTGGGAGCACTCCAGTGAATTTATTACTTATTGTTCTGGTATgtcttttccttgtttattacTTTCTGTATTTTGTGTTATTTGTGATAAACAGGCTTTCTGATGAAAGGATCAAGTGGCAAACATCAGTGAAAGAACATCACATGATGGCCCGATCTGGACGTGACCATCACAGGGAAGTGGTGTAAAAGATCAACCTGTTGAGTGCCATGATAACAAAAATGCCAGCGCGCTAAATTAGGACAGAACTAAGTAGAGCTGGAAAATACTGCGAACGAAGTGGGAGAAGAACCAAGTTTGAAGCTTTTAACTGGAATAGCTATTACTTTTGTGCAGTTCGAAGTTTCTCATTTGCAATAGCTACTTTTTATTTCATAGTTTGTTCAGTATCTTTAGGAAATAAgatatgttttttttatatctCTAAAATAATTTCAGTTGCCATTGTCTGTCTTGGAGTAGTgctataaataaatttgtttgatTTCACATTGTCTCTTGTTACTTGGGTTTCTTTTGTTCTCTGTGTTGTTTCTGCTGGGTCTTTGTCACTCCTGGTCACCCAAGTGTGACCTCTGTAGTATATGCACAAAAATATTACTAATGTCGAAAAAGGTCTGaaattttttaaatataaaTGGTACAGAACAATGGTTTGTATATATAGTTTAGTTACATGTTTTTTAGTATCTGACTGTACTGTGAAAATGGGAAGTCTAGCATCTGGTACTTCCATTGCACGCTGATTGGGAAGTCTAATTGAATTGTGGTGATTGGCCTGATTGGTGTTGGGTCTCACACAGAGGCCATATGCGACATGTGCCAATGGCTATGAGATCCCTTTCTGCAAAATGGAACAGCTAAAGGATTTTGTTTTCCCTTTTTGTGCGCATAATTAAAAAATGAAATGAACTGTCTATTAATACTGTTGTACACTTGTACTGTGTTTTATGTTTTGGAATTAGCTAGTCACTTGATATATGTCAAAACTGCTAATCTGATAGGATTTTCTTGTTAGTGATGTTGATAGCTAATCTAACATTTTGTTTGTGTGACCTTTTGAATTATTATTCAAgtcctctgtttattgtttacATGCTTATAGGTGTTGATGCTCTCCATGCTCAAGGTACATGCCCTCCCCTTTCGGACCCTTTCTTTGATTCAGCATCTTTAATGTCGTAGTTGCTTAATTGTGCAGCTATAGTAAGGATCTGAAATCTGAAATAATAAGTTTTGAAACAGAAAATGTCTGGATGTTAGGTTCCATATATAGATGTTTGTGGCCCATATGGTTTGGCACAGATTTCTTTGCCTGTGCAAGACTTCTTTTTCCAATTTGTTTAGGCACCAATGGAAACTGGAAGATCCTTAAGCTGTTTAGCTATTAAATGGTACGTTTTTCAAGTTTTGTTCAATCTATCTTTTATAGAACAatgaatccacaattctcagtGTTGTGGATGATTGACTTGCTCCTTAAAGATCTTCCTGGTGTAGGTTATCC is a window from the Sorghum bicolor cultivar BTx623 chromosome 5, Sorghum_bicolor_NCBIv3, whole genome shotgun sequence genome containing:
- the LOC110435586 gene encoding uncharacterized protein LOC110435586 isoform X1; translated protein: MLSLPPPAPPAAAAVAVAAAAAADEKRPSPPMKAKLLFPYAVSCVFGGMRRAWGMALVGLHALTRVVKVVSFTTDAEEVRFLVPIFHGWVYLGIAAVVLVTCVDIIYYTVSLLFPYAVSCVVSGRGRPRGMAMISLHIVLSIVKVLSFTTDPEVARFLTLIFRVWVYFGITAMVLMTCVDIGHYLYGLYTLMFHPSQQQLAAAEVLLPPPPPEMDMC
- the LOC110435586 gene encoding uncharacterized protein LOC110435586 isoform X2, with translation MLSLPPPAPPAAAAVAVAAAAAADEKRPSPPMKAKLLFPYAVSCVFGGMRRAWGMALVGLHALTRVVKVVSFTTDAEEVRFLVPIFHGWVYLGIAAVVLVTCVDIIYYTTLRWPAS